Proteins encoded by one window of Clostridium bornimense:
- a CDS encoding lytic transglycosylase domain-containing protein, with protein MDVSSILNSYSTELQKTQLEQLSSLSSSSSSEETTENAFKMQLMLSMIQQMFKDSDAYSIVMEAFTSAMKSSNFSFDGLFNTSTSTTTSSYNNVASSSLTSSSDSITSNSIYEGVDEKVANAIDKACKKYNMDPSFIMAVIKQESNFDSNAVSSAGATGIMQIMPFNFAGLGITDPYDVEQNIDGGTKMLSNLLDVYQDKKMALAAYNAGSGTLANRNINGEEDFDRLPSETQNYIKKVSAYEEMYNNKYV; from the coding sequence ATGGATGTAAGTTCAATACTTAATTCCTATAGTACAGAATTACAAAAGACACAATTAGAACAATTAAGTAGTTTAAGCAGTAGTAGCAGTAGCGAAGAAACCACAGAAAATGCATTTAAAATGCAATTGATGTTATCAATGATACAACAAATGTTTAAAGATTCTGATGCATATTCTATAGTTATGGAGGCATTTACTAGTGCGATGAAGTCATCAAATTTTTCTTTTGATGGATTATTTAATACAAGTACATCAACAACAACATCATCATATAATAATGTTGCAAGTTCATCATTAACATCTAGTAGTGATTCTATAACTTCTAATAGTATTTATGAAGGTGTAGATGAAAAAGTAGCTAATGCTATAGACAAGGCTTGTAAAAAGTATAATATGGATCCAAGTTTTATAATGGCTGTTATAAAACAAGAGTCTAATTTTGATAGCAATGCTGTATCAAGTGCTGGGGCTACTGGAATAATGCAAATTATGCCATTTAATTTTGCGGGACTAGGGATAACAGATCCTTATGATGTTGAACAAAATATCGATGGTGGTACTAAGATGCTTAGTAATTTACTAGATGTTTATCAAGATAAGAAAATGGCATTAGCGGCATATAATGCAGGATCAGGAACATTGGCTAATAGAAATATTAATGGTGAAGAAGATTTTGATAGATTGCCTTCAGAAACACAAAATTACATAAAAAAAGTAAGTGCATATGAAGAAATGTACAATAATAAATATGTATAA
- a CDS encoding triple tyrosine motif-containing protein — translation MNKIEVILEKDNIDYENSPVNIIVKNNEDEELLYKFLCGHGGKWTTIKEYGKESCCIWSPKVSGEYTIMVYGKSPSSSKSFDYCCRAEYITKDLSKVVRIKDISLNRDKVIIDEPLAITVDCTGEEILYRFLKVKDGEETLLKDYSSENYLNLIPKDVGDIKIVVQVKNKGSISMYDSEESIEFYVWRREAVKIQNLMFITKDLIVDEEMIIDVDVQYSEKKNVLYKCIKIDEENKLEVIQEFSSKNVISFKESKAGKYKLLVAVKDMYSGNEYDDRAIINYEVKNYKTVRIESFIADVISPKAVESDINFRVICEGGKSLTYNYKIFKDGYEYETGFIKEDTYRWKPTEIGEYKIRVYVKDQSYSGEYEDYKEMEFVIEEHEKREAKILDILKTGGKEIKVGNYIQYKVMSDNNKGNLFAYRVLCNNEVIFEKPYRNDTIFRYSPEKVGRYSVEIMVKNKFSDNEYDAHDFCYFDAYLFVPCKIDKIISYCNETPVPGDKIVFETIVFNSKEAVIKYDIRINGFLVEESEYTSNKKFSITPKCGGIYNIDVYSKNENSNERFESKKSVYFKVRDVSPVYNVEVQCDVEEKRVNCPITFNASCEGGKSVNYQFYIDEGGEWKLVQEYCRKSYYTFIPFKRGQYRLMVLCRSANEVKAYEDYRIIEFEVK, via the coding sequence ATGAATAAAATAGAAGTAATTTTAGAAAAGGATAATATTGATTACGAAAATAGTCCAGTAAATATTATTGTTAAAAATAATGAAGATGAAGAGTTGTTATATAAATTTCTTTGTGGCCATGGAGGAAAGTGGACAACAATAAAAGAATATGGAAAAGAAAGTTGTTGTATATGGTCTCCTAAGGTTAGCGGAGAATACACTATAATGGTCTATGGAAAGTCACCATCTTCATCAAAAAGTTTTGATTATTGTTGCCGAGCTGAGTATATAACAAAGGATCTTAGTAAAGTAGTAAGGATAAAAGATATATCATTAAATAGAGATAAGGTTATAATAGATGAACCTTTGGCTATAACCGTAGATTGTACAGGTGAAGAAATATTATATAGATTTTTAAAAGTAAAAGATGGGGAAGAAACTTTACTTAAAGATTATTCAAGTGAAAATTATTTGAATTTGATACCTAAAGATGTTGGGGATATTAAGATAGTTGTACAAGTAAAAAATAAAGGTTCTATTAGTATGTATGATTCTGAGGAATCAATAGAATTCTATGTCTGGAGAAGAGAGGCAGTAAAAATACAAAATCTTATGTTTATCACAAAAGATTTAATAGTAGATGAAGAAATGATTATCGATGTAGATGTTCAATATTCAGAGAAGAAGAATGTTTTATACAAATGTATAAAGATAGATGAAGAAAATAAACTAGAAGTTATTCAAGAATTTTCATCTAAGAATGTAATATCATTTAAGGAAAGTAAGGCAGGAAAATATAAGTTATTAGTGGCTGTAAAAGATATGTATTCAGGAAATGAATATGATGATAGAGCAATAATAAATTATGAAGTAAAAAATTATAAAACTGTTAGGATAGAAAGTTTTATAGCTGATGTTATTTCTCCTAAGGCGGTAGAATCAGATATAAACTTTAGAGTTATATGTGAAGGTGGAAAATCTCTTACATATAATTATAAAATTTTCAAAGATGGATATGAATACGAAACAGGATTCATAAAAGAAGATACATATCGTTGGAAGCCTACAGAGATAGGTGAATATAAGATAAGAGTATATGTTAAAGATCAATCATATTCAGGAGAATATGAAGATTATAAGGAAATGGAATTTGTCATTGAAGAACATGAGAAAAGAGAAGCTAAAATATTAGATATACTTAAAACCGGTGGTAAAGAAATAAAAGTTGGAAACTATATACAATACAAAGTTATGTCTGATAATAATAAAGGAAATTTATTTGCTTATAGAGTATTATGTAACAATGAAGTGATTTTTGAAAAGCCTTATAGAAATGATACTATTTTTAGGTATTCACCAGAGAAGGTAGGAAGATATTCTGTTGAAATAATGGTTAAAAATAAATTTTCAGATAATGAATATGATGCTCATGATTTTTGCTATTTTGATGCGTATTTATTTGTTCCATGTAAAATAGATAAAATTATAAGTTATTGTAATGAAACTCCTGTGCCGGGAGATAAAATAGTTTTTGAAACTATTGTTTTTAATTCTAAAGAAGCGGTAATAAAATATGATATAAGAATAAATGGATTTTTAGTAGAGGAGTCAGAATATACTTCAAATAAAAAATTCTCTATAACTCCAAAGTGTGGAGGAATATACAATATAGATGTATATAGTAAAAATGAAAATAGTAATGAACGATTTGAAAGTAAAAAAAGCGTTTATTTTAAGGTAAGAGATGTTTCACCGGTGTATAATGTAGAGGTACAGTGTGATGTAGAAGAAAAAAGAGTTAACTGTCCAATAACATTTAATGCAAGTTGTGAAGGTGGTAAATCTGTTAATTATCAATTTTATATTGATGAGGGTGGAGAATGGAAGTTAGTACAAGAATATTGTAGAAAGAGTTACTATACTTTTATTCCATTTAAGAGGGGACAATATAGACTTATGGTATTATGTAGAAGTGCCAATGAGGTTAAAGCATATGAGGATTACAGGATAATTGAATTCGAGGTGAAATAA
- the pulA gene encoding type I pullulanase, protein MNFKFYSFKKLEISYFEENIDISNIYFINNKIKLKIINITYEENRVLIYFDNEINIKYPLYLNTNNINIDVPYYSLYTTEDFNKKYYYTGDLGVHYETTYSEFTFWSPSALKVSLKIYKETSNNVPIILSSNDLEENDNIWYIKYYGDLKGYLYTYEVTHADRCNEIVDPYAKAVSVNGHYGAIVDIKDSNPTDFLDDSPIKEHYNPTDAIIYEISIRDMTIYPKTDIINKGKYLGLCQLKDSHGYDLDCGISHIINLGVTHVQLMPIFDFSFSSVDELMPRKKYNWGYDPQNYNVPEGSYATNPKDPLCRIKELKTLIQTLHNHNLYVIMDVVYNHISNYETSNLELSFPGFYFRRYDNGFICNGSGCGNDLATEKPMVRKFIIDSLKYWVNEYHIDGFRFDLMGLIDVATMNEIYKNLKELNENVFIYGEGWNLSTNLSEDNKTILRNNYKTPSISYFNDFFRDTFRGNVFFSDDIGFIAGKNHIDHLAIKAITGSDHIFSSPCQNINYLCCHDNHTFWDKLSLSAKFVDEETRIDMFKLGIGILLLSQGIPFIQSGLEFLRTKDSLGNTYNSPDYINWIDWDRKYKYYNIYLYTRNLIRLRRNHKAFRFSSFENLRNHLYILKNLPHNVIGYKIYGNGNGDTWSEILAIFNSNDTTIRLPISSGPWILVANKNFVDEKSTKAINNVIEIDKFSFVLLYK, encoded by the coding sequence ATGAATTTTAAATTTTATTCTTTTAAAAAATTAGAAATATCTTACTTTGAAGAAAATATAGATATTTCCAATATTTATTTTATCAATAATAAAATAAAACTAAAAATAATCAATATTACATATGAAGAAAATCGTGTATTAATATATTTTGATAATGAAATAAATATAAAATATCCCCTTTATCTAAATACTAATAATATAAATATCGATGTTCCATACTATTCACTTTATACAACTGAAGATTTTAATAAAAAATATTATTATACTGGCGACTTAGGTGTACACTATGAAACTACTTATTCCGAATTCACTTTTTGGTCTCCATCAGCGTTAAAAGTGTCATTAAAAATTTATAAAGAAACATCTAACAATGTACCTATAATATTATCATCTAATGACTTAGAAGAAAATGATAATATTTGGTATATTAAATATTATGGAGATCTAAAAGGCTATCTATATACTTATGAAGTAACTCACGCTGATAGATGTAATGAAATAGTTGACCCTTATGCAAAAGCTGTCTCTGTCAATGGCCATTATGGCGCAATAGTTGATATCAAAGACTCTAATCCTACAGATTTTTTAGATGATTCCCCTATCAAAGAACATTATAATCCTACTGATGCCATAATATACGAAATTAGCATCCGAGATATGACTATTTATCCTAAAACAGATATCATTAACAAAGGTAAATATTTAGGTTTATGCCAACTCAAAGATAGTCACGGATATGATCTAGATTGTGGCATATCCCATATAATAAATTTAGGGGTAACTCATGTTCAACTGATGCCCATATTTGATTTTTCATTTTCAAGTGTAGATGAGCTAATGCCAAGAAAAAAATATAATTGGGGTTATGATCCTCAAAATTACAATGTTCCTGAAGGAAGTTATGCTACTAATCCTAAAGATCCACTTTGTAGAATAAAAGAATTAAAAACTCTTATTCAAACATTACACAATCACAATTTATATGTAATTATGGACGTCGTTTATAACCATATTTCTAACTATGAGACCTCCAACTTAGAATTATCCTTTCCAGGGTTTTATTTTAGAAGATACGATAATGGTTTTATTTGTAATGGATCGGGATGTGGTAATGACCTGGCTACAGAAAAACCTATGGTAAGAAAATTTATAATAGATTCATTAAAATATTGGGTTAATGAATATCATATTGATGGCTTCAGATTTGACTTAATGGGATTAATTGATGTAGCCACAATGAATGAAATATATAAAAACCTGAAAGAATTAAATGAAAATGTATTTATTTATGGTGAAGGATGGAACTTATCCACCAATTTATCTGAAGATAACAAAACTATTCTTAGAAACAATTATAAAACGCCATCTATTAGTTATTTTAATGACTTCTTTAGAGATACTTTTAGAGGTAACGTATTTTTTAGCGATGATATAGGATTTATTGCTGGAAAAAATCATATAGATCATTTAGCTATAAAAGCTATAACAGGATCTGATCACATTTTTTCTTCCCCCTGTCAAAATATAAATTATTTGTGCTGTCATGATAATCATACTTTCTGGGATAAGCTTTCTTTATCTGCTAAGTTTGTTGATGAGGAAACACGAATAGATATGTTTAAATTAGGAATAGGAATATTACTACTATCTCAAGGTATCCCCTTTATTCAAAGTGGTCTTGAATTTCTAAGAACTAAAGATTCACTAGGAAATACTTATAATTCTCCTGACTATATAAATTGGATAGATTGGGATAGAAAGTATAAATACTATAATATATATTTATACACTAGAAATTTAATAAGACTTAGACGTAATCACAAAGCCTTCAGATTTTCTTCATTCGAAAATTTAAGAAACCATCTATACATTTTAAAAAATCTTCCACATAACGTTATAGGATATAAAATCTATGGTAATGGCAACGGTGATACTTGGTCTGAGATACTAGCTATCTTCAATAGTAATGATACCACAATAAGACTACCTATCTCTTCTGGTCCCTGGATTTTAGTTGCAAATAAAAATTTTGTAGATGAAAAATCTACAAAAGCTATAAATAATGTGATTGAAATAGATAAATTTTCTTTTGTCCTTCTTTATAAATAA
- a CDS encoding glucose-6-phosphate isomerase has product MSLKLDLSKTLPYLKEEEVLSMQPMVDVAHKMLHEKSGLGSDFLGWVDLPTNYDKDEFARIKAAAKKIQDTCDVLIVIGIGGSYLGARAAIEMLSHTFHNSLSKEKRKLPEVYFVGNNISSTYMADLLDLVEGKDICVNVISKSGTTTEPAIAFRIFKDLLEKKYGKDEAKNRIFATTDKAKGALKTLSDNEGYETFVVPDDVGGRFSVLTAVGLLPIAAVGIDIDEMMKGAKDAQDAYANPCIKENDAYKYAAARNALYRKGKTIEMVVNYEPSLHYFGEWWKQLYGESEGKDNKGIFPAAADFSTDLHSMGQYIQEGLRGLFETLISVEKPRHSILINEDKEDLDGLNFLAGKEMDYVNKMASQGTVLAHNDGGVPNMVVTVPELSAYYFGYMVYFFEKACGISGYLLGVNPFDQPGVEAYKKNMFALLGKPGYEDMREELLKRL; this is encoded by the coding sequence ATGTCTTTAAAATTAGACTTAAGCAAAACTCTTCCATATTTAAAAGAGGAAGAAGTATTGAGTATGCAACCAATGGTTGACGTTGCTCATAAAATGTTACATGAAAAAAGTGGTTTAGGAAGTGACTTCTTAGGATGGGTTGACCTACCAACAAACTATGATAAGGATGAGTTTGCTAGAATTAAAGCTGCGGCTAAAAAAATTCAAGATACTTGTGATGTTCTTATTGTAATTGGAATTGGTGGATCATATTTAGGAGCAAGAGCTGCTATTGAAATGCTTTCTCATACTTTCCACAATAGTTTAAGCAAAGAAAAAAGAAAATTACCAGAAGTTTATTTTGTAGGTAATAACATTTCATCTACATATATGGCTGATCTTTTAGATTTAGTTGAAGGAAAAGATATTTGTGTAAATGTAATTTCAAAATCTGGAACAACTACAGAACCTGCAATTGCATTTAGAATATTCAAAGACTTACTAGAAAAGAAATATGGTAAGGATGAAGCTAAGAATAGAATTTTTGCTACTACAGATAAAGCAAAGGGTGCATTAAAGACTTTAAGTGATAACGAAGGTTATGAAACTTTTGTAGTACCTGATGATGTTGGAGGAAGATTCTCAGTATTAACAGCAGTTGGATTACTTCCAATAGCAGCAGTTGGTATTGACATAGACGAAATGATGAAGGGTGCAAAAGATGCACAAGATGCGTATGCAAACCCTTGCATCAAAGAAAATGATGCTTATAAGTATGCAGCAGCTAGAAATGCTTTATACAGAAAAGGTAAGACTATTGAAATGGTAGTTAACTACGAACCATCTCTTCATTATTTTGGTGAATGGTGGAAGCAATTATACGGAGAAAGTGAAGGAAAAGATAACAAAGGTATCTTCCCAGCAGCAGCAGATTTTTCTACTGACCTTCACTCAATGGGACAATATATCCAAGAAGGTCTTAGAGGATTATTTGAAACATTAATTTCTGTTGAAAAGCCAAGACATTCTATCTTAATCAATGAAGATAAAGAAGATTTAGATGGATTAAACTTCTTAGCAGGAAAAGAAATGGATTATGTAAATAAAATGGCTTCTCAAGGAACTGTTTTAGCTCATAATGATGGTGGAGTTCCAAATATGGTTGTTACAGTACCAGAATTATCAGCATATTATTTCGGATACATGGTATACTTCTTTGAAAAAGCTTGTGGTATCAGTGGTTACTTATTAGGAGTTAATCCATTTGATCAACCAGGTGTTGAAGCTTACAAGAAAAACATGTTTGCATTACTTGGTAAGCCAGGTTATGAAGATATGAGAGAAGAATTATTAAAGAGATTATAA
- a CDS encoding branched-chain amino acid transaminase yields the protein MEQSYVFYNGDIIEEEKVSIDIRSKAFNYGLACFEGIRAYWDEENQQLSLFRVREHYERLLQSCRALYIKLPYTVDDLVNATIELLKKNNFKTTTYIRPIAYKGSTNIGPTLLDDDDRILIYCSPLGSYTGKDELKVKVTSWTRLSDNMLPPRTKASAAYLNSALASLDVKINGYDEAIFLTDTGSVCEGPGENIFIVRKGKLITPPPSDNILEGITRETVMELARDVLGMEVVERSVKRTELYACDEAFFSGTAMEITPICEIDDRPVPGGINGEVYKKIKALFDKITLGKLEGYEHYSTPVYDK from the coding sequence ATGGAACAATCATACGTATTTTATAATGGAGATATTATTGAAGAAGAGAAGGTAAGCATCGATATCAGAAGTAAGGCCTTTAATTATGGATTAGCCTGCTTTGAGGGGATAAGAGCTTATTGGGATGAAGAAAATCAACAATTAAGTCTTTTTAGAGTAAGAGAACACTATGAAAGACTCCTACAATCTTGCAGAGCGTTATATATTAAATTACCATATACAGTTGATGATTTAGTTAATGCTACAATAGAATTGTTGAAAAAAAATAATTTTAAGACAACAACTTATATAAGACCAATTGCTTATAAGGGGTCAACAAATATAGGACCTACATTATTAGATGACGACGATAGAATTCTTATATATTGTTCACCACTTGGAAGTTACACTGGAAAAGATGAATTAAAAGTAAAAGTTACTTCTTGGACAAGACTTTCTGATAATATGTTACCTCCAAGAACTAAGGCTTCAGCTGCTTACTTAAATTCAGCATTAGCATCTTTAGATGTTAAGATTAATGGATATGATGAAGCTATTTTCTTAACTGACACTGGCTCAGTTTGTGAAGGACCTGGAGAAAATATATTTATTGTTAGAAAAGGAAAACTTATAACTCCACCACCAAGTGATAATATTCTAGAGGGAATTACTAGAGAAACTGTTATGGAATTAGCAAGAGATGTCCTTGGTATGGAAGTAGTTGAAAGAAGTGTTAAGAGAACAGAACTATATGCTTGCGATGAAGCATTCTTCTCAGGAACAGCTATGGAAATTACACCAATTTGTGAAATTGACGATAGACCAGTTCCAGGTGGAATTAATGGTGAAGTTTATAAGAAAATAAAAGCTTTATTTGATAAGATTACATTAGGAAAATTGGAAGGATATGAACATTATTCTACACCAGTGTATGACAAATAG
- a CDS encoding AAA family ATPase codes for MKKLILVTSPPACGKTYVSKQLAKALTNCVYLDKDTLIVLSKKIFEVANQEYNRSSDFFEENIRNPEYDAIVDLALEALDYNDTVLINAPFTREIRDEEYLKNLREKLAEKGAELAVVWVHTDVEVCHQRMIERNSDRDTWKLEHWDEYVATQNYNPPTNIKELIIFNNSSQEEFEASIKKMVAIFRDESIA; via the coding sequence ATGAAAAAGTTAATTCTTGTTACATCACCACCAGCTTGTGGAAAAACTTATGTTTCTAAACAATTAGCAAAGGCTTTAACTAATTGCGTTTATTTGGACAAGGATACTCTAATAGTTTTATCAAAGAAGATTTTTGAAGTTGCTAACCAAGAGTATAATAGAAGTTCAGATTTCTTTGAAGAAAATATCAGAAATCCTGAGTATGATGCTATTGTTGATCTAGCATTAGAAGCATTAGATTATAACGATACTGTTTTAATTAATGCTCCATTTACTAGAGAAATTAGAGACGAAGAGTATCTAAAAAATTTAAGAGAAAAATTAGCTGAAAAAGGTGCTGAACTTGCAGTTGTTTGGGTACATACTGATGTTGAAGTATGTCACCAAAGAATGATTGAAAGAAATTCAGACAGAGATACTTGGAAGCTTGAACACTGGGATGAATATGTGGCAACACAAAACTATAATCCACCAACAAATATTAAAGAATTAATAATATTTAACAATTCTTCACAAGAAGAGTTTGAAGCTTCAATTAAGAAGATGGTAGCAATTTTCAGAGATGAAAGTATAGCTTAA
- a CDS encoding ATP-binding protein has product MINIDKINLISFGKFNNKTINFSKGLNVVYGENEKGKSTILAFIKVMLFGMNSQKASIKDNERKKYFSFKDGRALGTMEISIDNDKYIIEREFKDSKRQDKVNIYNELDGKKVSQKIIPIDEESYMSTGYLTQYGGEVAKEKINNLKDTGSEEIDYGKTMKIIKKAIKKNKESIKALEEEKQNLLEELKCHDKVVKNNIENIKNLNEYKKERDKIKNTEFTSRKIQSIESELNEIKESLKLEKELIKEREKFKYINLDEVKFKDSRVNELEKYKDTMKLINKYNKKVKIYFLLTFISFLAVLGTVIAALYYSIGYFLVSAICGILMVIFYSFLAKNNSKLQKHEKKRKFAKEREKNLEYLQDIFDKVSVRDINELESNIMEYRDSLSALKVLEAKEREKEAEVKIQRQREKDQALLTMEREIAGLEASISKDFEKYPDILKKEEALEDLTINLKKERKKEKALKLTLEKMEESHKIINENFLPKVKEEVKSIVSKITEGKYSNLIVSENIDVLVEDEDGVLRDKDFLSKGTNDSLYFALRYSILKTIEKDKMMFLLDEAFSMYDDNRLKNILEFLYEESKERQIIIFTCQKREMELLKEIKDVNIVNL; this is encoded by the coding sequence TTGATAAATATTGATAAGATAAATCTTATATCTTTTGGTAAGTTTAATAATAAAACTATAAACTTTTCAAAAGGATTAAATGTAGTTTATGGAGAGAATGAAAAAGGTAAATCCACTATATTAGCATTTATAAAGGTAATGTTATTTGGTATGAACTCTCAAAAAGCATCTATAAAAGATAATGAGAGAAAAAAATATTTTTCTTTTAAAGATGGAAGAGCTTTAGGGACCATGGAAATTTCTATAGATAATGATAAATATATAATTGAAAGAGAATTTAAAGATAGTAAAAGACAAGATAAGGTTAATATATATAATGAGTTAGATGGGAAGAAGGTTTCACAAAAAATTATTCCTATTGATGAAGAAAGTTATATGTCTACAGGATACTTAACTCAATATGGGGGAGAAGTTGCTAAAGAAAAAATAAATAATTTAAAAGATACCGGTAGCGAAGAAATTGATTATGGTAAAACGATGAAGATTATAAAAAAAGCCATAAAGAAAAATAAAGAATCTATTAAAGCTTTAGAAGAAGAAAAACAGAATTTATTAGAAGAATTAAAATGTCATGATAAAGTAGTAAAAAATAACATAGAAAATATTAAAAATTTAAATGAATATAAAAAAGAAAGAGATAAGATTAAAAATACAGAATTCACATCAAGAAAAATACAAAGTATCGAAAGTGAATTAAATGAAATTAAAGAAAGTTTAAAATTAGAAAAAGAATTAATAAAAGAGAGAGAAAAATTTAAATATATAAATTTAGATGAAGTTAAATTTAAAGATTCTAGGGTAAATGAATTAGAGAAATATAAAGATACAATGAAATTAATAAATAAGTACAATAAAAAGGTAAAGATATATTTCTTGTTAACATTTATCTCATTTTTAGCAGTACTAGGTACGGTAATAGCTGCATTATATTATTCAATAGGATATTTTTTGGTATCAGCTATTTGTGGTATATTAATGGTTATTTTCTATAGCTTCTTGGCAAAAAATAATAGTAAGTTGCAAAAACATGAGAAGAAAAGAAAATTTGCAAAGGAAAGGGAAAAAAATTTAGAGTATTTGCAAGATATATTTGATAAAGTATCTGTAAGAGATATAAATGAGCTTGAATCAAATATTATGGAGTATAGAGACTCATTAAGTGCTTTGAAAGTTTTAGAAGCTAAAGAGAGAGAAAAGGAAGCAGAGGTAAAAATTCAAAGACAAAGAGAAAAAGATCAAGCTTTACTTACTATGGAGAGGGAAATAGCGGGATTAGAGGCTTCTATTTCGAAGGATTTTGAAAAGTATCCGGATATATTAAAAAAAGAAGAAGCTCTTGAGGATCTTACTATAAATTTAAAAAAAGAAAGAAAAAAAGAAAAAGCTTTAAAATTAACATTGGAGAAAATGGAAGAGAGTCATAAAATAATCAATGAGAATTTTTTACCAAAGGTTAAGGAAGAAGTGAAAAGTATAGTTTCTAAAATCACAGAAGGTAAGTATAGCAATTTAATAGTATCAGAAAATATAGATGTTCTTGTTGAAGATGAGGACGGTGTTTTAAGAGATAAAGATTTCTTGTCTAAAGGGACCAATGATTCATTATATTTTGCATTAAGATATTCTATACTAAAAACTATAGAAAAAGATAAGATGATGTTTCTTCTTGATGAAGCTTTTTCTATGTATGATGATAATAGATTAAAAAATATATTAGAATTTTTATATGAAGAAAGTAAAGAGAGACAAATAATAATTTTTACATGTCAAAAAAGAGAGATGGAGTTATTAAAAGAAATTAAAGACGTTAATATAGTTAATTTGTAA
- a CDS encoding metallophosphoesterase family protein, with translation MIKVLQLGDVHFDTPFKGLGTEISSIRKEDIRETFKKAILRGKEEKVDFILITGDLFDNKRVFKETLVYIANVLKSVSPIKVFISPGNHDPYNEDSFYKLMEWPENVHIFKSKMETVEIADRNVVIHGVAFNEEHVEECLLHNVKGEDGKINIAVIHGDVISGGESLYNPITEEDIKESNMTYIAIGHKHKYSGLLKSGETYYGYSGALEGRSFNETGEKGVLILEIEDEVVKEEFLSLSKRKHIDIDIDITDKSTTEEICEKICSSIGENSNDMIRVNLIGEIEDIVVRENVIKEKLKDKFFYIEINDNTKEKIDYENIKKEKSLRGIFISEMLKCDDEESTEALKYGLMALEGEDII, from the coding sequence ATGATTAAGGTATTGCAATTAGGTGATGTACATTTTGACACTCCTTTTAAGGGATTAGGTACAGAAATTAGTTCTATTAGAAAAGAAGATATAAGAGAAACATTTAAAAAGGCAATATTGAGGGGAAAAGAAGAAAAAGTAGATTTTATATTAATTACGGGAGATCTTTTTGATAATAAACGAGTATTTAAAGAGACGCTAGTATATATAGCTAACGTATTGAAGTCTGTAAGTCCTATAAAGGTATTTATTTCTCCAGGAAATCATGATCCTTATAATGAAGATTCATTTTATAAGCTTATGGAATGGCCAGAAAATGTGCATATATTTAAAAGTAAAATGGAGACTGTTGAAATTGCTGATAGGAATGTGGTAATACATGGAGTTGCATTTAACGAAGAGCATGTAGAGGAATGTTTGTTACATAACGTAAAAGGAGAAGACGGGAAGATAAATATTGCTGTTATTCATGGAGATGTAATATCAGGGGGAGAATCGTTATATAATCCTATTACTGAAGAAGATATAAAAGAAAGTAACATGACGTATATTGCTATTGGTCACAAACATAAGTATTCTGGATTATTAAAAAGTGGAGAAACATATTATGGATATAGTGGAGCTTTAGAAGGAAGAAGTTTTAATGAAACAGGAGAAAAGGGAGTATTAATTCTAGAGATAGAAGATGAAGTAGTAAAGGAAGAATTTTTATCTTTAAGTAAGAGAAAGCATATAGATATAGATATTGATATAACGGATAAATCTACTACTGAAGAAATTTGTGAAAAGATATGTAGTAGTATAGGGGAAAATAGCAATGATATGATTAGAGTAAATCTTATAGGGGAAATAGAAGATATTGTTGTTAGAGAAAATGTTATAAAAGAGAAGTTAAAAGATAAGTTTTTTTATATTGAGATTAATGATAATACTAAAGAAAAAATAGATTATGAAAATATAAAGAAAGAAAAATCATTAAGAGGAATATTTATTAGCGAGATGTTGAAGTGTGATGATGAGGAAAGTACGGAAGCACTGAAATATGGATTAATGGCATTAGAAGGGGAAGATATAATTTGA